A portion of the Anaerolineae bacterium genome contains these proteins:
- a CDS encoding flagellar basal body-associated FliL family protein, giving the protein MVITGYYKKALMVVCLCIVLFAGGGSANGQGAEGQKIIGLDGQGPIDSVKKSLPVTAFMEERFEYFNDFIIYFKDNQRKDRILVCDVVVELNQGMKLPQERIELRKIIYNTLKELSDLYEIRRSLKEKIKIALNSFMSDEIIKNVYFTKFILL; this is encoded by the coding sequence ATGGTTATTACCGGATATTACAAAAAGGCGCTGATGGTCGTATGCCTGTGCATTGTGTTGTTTGCAGGCGGCGGTTCTGCCAATGGTCAGGGGGCGGAAGGGCAGAAGATCATAGGGTTAGATGGTCAGGGGCCGATAGACTCTGTGAAGAAAAGTTTGCCGGTGACTGCTTTCATGGAAGAAAGGTTCGAATATTTTAATGACTTTATTATTTATTTTAAAGATAATCAGAGGAAAGACAGGATTCTGGTTTGTGATGTGGTTGTTGAGCTGAATCAAGGGATGAAACTGCCGCAAGAGAGGATCGAGTTGAGAAAGATCATATATAACACATTAAAAGAGCTTTCCGATTTGTACGAAATCAGGAGAAGCTTAAAAGAAAAAATTAAAATTGCCTTGAATAGTTTTATGAGTGATGAAATAATAAAAAATGTGTACTTTACCAAGTTTATTTTATTGTAA